One genomic region from Yersinia canariae encodes:
- a CDS encoding non-ribosomal peptide synthetase: protein MSEDSIPLSAAVELPLVAAQPGIWFADQLSHQKNIFTVAHYIELAGPLDQVLFSRAVSQGLAEADTLHAHFFDGNDGPMQRIPLQRNAANMPELTWLDLSAHADGRQVALTLMQDDTDAELRLEDGNPLFRHWVIRVPDENGKPLWFWYQRYHHLLLDGFSFTAITRRIADIYTALLQGKSIGESPFTPFSDVVSEYLAYVGSETELRDKQFWQQHTAELPAAITLSSINSPICAEQTDNRVLRQCINIDPELFGRLAQQGAEQRLAAADLAMALLLIYFARMSGEMRLSVGCPFMRRMGSAALTATGPVVNVLPLQVTLRHEMHIFDVAQAVANELKTVRKHQRYEAEQLRRDLGMVGSQRALYGPVLNFKMFDFALKLGEITGITHTLASGPVDDIEFDLYFDNGQLMLEILANAERYDEADLHQHGERIQFLLQQLAAQTEITVGRLILTPEQELQRIDNWANGPKLTLPAGVVSVLDIFQQQVSAQQDAIAVSCGDQSLSYRQLSARVAQLGRALIARGIGADDVVAIGIPRTVDSLVAILGVLASGAAYMPLDLDYPMDRLTLMCEDAKPRLLLAHQSTESVLSPLAVTAEMAMVCLDGPHFQRECAAFPVELITDTERRQPMHGDHLAYMIYTSGSTGRPKGVMSTHGGLVNLLVAHRAHLYGPAMAEFKQHNTRRMRAGHTASFSFDSSWEPLFWMMMGCEMVIFDEDMRRDAYALVQMMDQTPIDTMDITPSFFTQMIDSGLLEAGRHRPAFIMIGGEAATPHLWDRLKQHPELNVVNFYGPSEYTIDTLGAHTQVAAQPVIGRPVANTEVYLLDSQLAKVPVGVVGELYIAGKGLARGYLNRPDLTAARFVANPFRHGEVMYRSGDLMRWTAEGQLDFVGRIDHQIKVRGFRVELGEVENALVALPEVSSAVVIAQATGVTHRLIGYCAVPDAQLRRRENLNARLMEQLAVTLPDYMMPAILVVLDEMPLTVNGKIDRQALPAPQHQQQFISRAPQTPQETRLCDAIANLLRLENIGAEDDFFQLGGDSISAMALGSTLRRAGFRLAPREIFALRTPAKMALALQPLIETPVAAHSAPTAATLPEALWQAASEKYGPIADILPVLPLQQGLLFHAQLGQEANNYNAISRFDLQGELDIERLRDALESLLRRYPQLGAIFDSELHSESLQILPKIHSSARRWPWQQHSLSELTPDQQVAKTQQLEREGLARDLVSETAGTLKPLLIATLVRYSAERHSLIIIAHHLVGDGWSSAILLHDLLHLYGNNMELPPLSVSYGDLIRRMTARDLQQDRLAWQHAIRGVTPTILYPEANAAGPVHEWVITLDSKLEAALTELQRREGITLNTLLQGAWAALLSVLSGREDVVFGSPVSGRFSEIEGIEQHVGLFSNTIPVRVKLQPQLPLLAQLAALQQQQIQLLEHDGLGLGEIQRLAGANTLFDTLLVVENYPENSQLHQQSFSGLRCNALNNRGYTHYPLTLLVLPGEKLHLQLEYRDAVTDPQRLAQRLVMLLEYLVWQPELPLSALDLLTASEKTLLASVNDTAIALPVLTLCDLMNQQSQLTPEAIALLDANETLTYQQVSERVKSLAICLRQQGVLPGDRVAVALPRSVNLSLALMAILAAGAAYLPLDTGYPDDRLAYMISDADPRLLITISSLAERFTGQARLLLLDQLPEQDSSPLLPAVSIMPESPAYLIYTSGSTGRPKGVVVSHGAIVNRLLWMQNEYPLGSDDVVLQKTPCSFDVSVWEFFWPMITGARLVMAPPDAHRDPQALRSLIEDYGVTTAHFVPSMLAAFVSAMHGQHQPCQSLRRVFCSGEALSRELSELYQQIFAAPLHNLYGPTEAAVDVTYQPAYGDALARVTGSSVPIGKPVWNTQLRILDSMLRQVPVGIAGDLYLCGVQLAQGYHARPSLTASRFVADPYDRGLRMYRTGDIARWLPDGTVEYLGRSDDQLKIRGQRIELGEIESALLELPQVQQAVVHARTLTGAEGALTGADTRQLVGYIVPVGGAENTDMEALRSQLSERLPAHMVPVVIISLSAFPLSANGKLDRKALPAPVSQVGKGGREPLAGLESVIAGLFAQLLGVESVGADDDFFALGGHSLLAMRLAADLRRELQLPVAVGQVMVASTAAALAAALSQPSLEQDAGKAGFSEVLPLRNGSGNPLFCIHPASGFSWQFSALPRYLPGHWPVLGIQSPRPHGAIATRQDMDSVCDHHLATLRQVQPHGPYHLMGYSLGGTVAQAMAVKLRAQGEEVAFLGLLDTYPPETQDWNAPIEAEALEEVERERALFMAAAGDELEEKREMFAQIQANYDDSVGLLSGAKTPVYEGETTLFVATQTLPAGDNPAEIWRPYVKQLLTYHLDCSHITMMSPETLKVLGPMLQKVFSGIGSLG, encoded by the coding sequence GTGTCAGAGGATTCAATCCCCCTTTCTGCTGCTGTCGAATTACCCCTGGTTGCGGCGCAGCCCGGTATATGGTTTGCCGATCAGCTAAGTCATCAAAAAAACATATTTACTGTGGCCCATTATATTGAACTGGCGGGGCCGCTGGATCAGGTGTTATTTAGCCGTGCTGTTAGCCAAGGGTTAGCTGAAGCCGATACCCTCCATGCTCACTTTTTTGACGGCAACGATGGCCCGATGCAACGCATTCCTCTACAGCGCAACGCGGCGAATATGCCCGAGCTGACATGGTTGGATCTCAGTGCTCACGCCGATGGGCGACAAGTCGCGCTGACCTTGATGCAGGATGACACTGATGCCGAGTTACGGTTAGAAGATGGAAATCCGCTGTTTCGGCACTGGGTTATTCGTGTCCCGGATGAAAATGGGAAACCATTATGGTTTTGGTATCAGCGTTATCATCATTTATTGCTTGATGGCTTCAGTTTCACTGCAATTACCCGCCGTATCGCCGATATTTACACAGCTTTATTGCAAGGAAAATCTATCGGGGAATCACCTTTTACCCCGTTTAGTGATGTGGTGAGTGAATATCTGGCGTATGTGGGGTCAGAAACCGAGCTGCGCGATAAACAGTTTTGGCAACAACATACGGCTGAGTTACCCGCCGCGATAACCCTTTCTTCTATAAATTCCCCCATTTGCGCAGAGCAAACAGATAATCGCGTACTGCGCCAGTGCATTAATATCGACCCTGAATTATTCGGTCGTTTAGCTCAACAGGGGGCGGAACAGCGCCTTGCCGCCGCTGATTTGGCGATGGCGCTGTTACTGATTTATTTTGCGCGAATGAGTGGAGAAATGCGCTTATCAGTCGGGTGCCCGTTTATGCGCCGCATGGGTTCTGCTGCTTTGACTGCTACCGGGCCTGTCGTCAATGTGCTGCCATTACAGGTTACTTTGCGCCATGAAATGCACATTTTTGATGTAGCACAAGCGGTAGCGAATGAACTGAAAACAGTGCGTAAACATCAGCGCTATGAAGCGGAACAATTACGGCGTGATTTGGGCATGGTCGGCTCTCAACGCGCGCTGTATGGCCCTGTGTTGAATTTTAAAATGTTCGATTTCGCCCTGAAACTGGGGGAGATAACCGGCATTACTCACACTTTGGCCTCCGGCCCGGTCGATGATATTGAGTTTGATCTCTACTTTGATAACGGCCAATTAATGCTGGAAATATTAGCGAATGCGGAGCGCTATGACGAAGCTGACCTGCATCAGCACGGCGAACGGATACAATTTCTGTTACAGCAACTGGCGGCCCAAACCGAAATCACCGTTGGCCGTCTCATATTGACGCCAGAACAAGAACTACAACGTATTGATAACTGGGCTAATGGCCCAAAATTAACACTGCCTGCCGGTGTTGTTTCTGTGTTGGATATTTTCCAACAGCAGGTGAGTGCGCAACAGGATGCTATTGCCGTGAGCTGCGGCGACCAAAGTTTGAGCTATCGCCAGCTTTCTGCCCGAGTTGCCCAGCTAGGGCGAGCATTGATAGCCAGAGGTATTGGGGCTGATGATGTTGTCGCGATTGGTATTCCGCGAACCGTGGATTCACTGGTTGCTATTTTAGGTGTTTTAGCCAGTGGCGCGGCGTATATGCCGCTTGATCTGGACTATCCGATGGACCGGCTTACTTTGATGTGTGAGGACGCTAAACCGCGTTTACTGCTAGCCCATCAATCGACTGAAAGCGTGTTATCACCACTGGCCGTCACGGCTGAAATGGCAATGGTTTGTCTCGATGGGCCGCATTTTCAGCGGGAATGTGCGGCTTTCCCTGTTGAGCTAATTACTGATACGGAACGCCGACAGCCAATGCACGGCGACCATCTGGCTTACATGATTTATACCTCCGGTTCGACCGGGCGGCCAAAAGGGGTGATGAGCACTCACGGCGGCTTAGTCAACTTGCTGGTGGCGCATCGCGCACATCTGTACGGCCCGGCGATGGCGGAATTTAAGCAGCATAATACCCGTCGGATGAGGGCTGGGCACACCGCATCATTCTCCTTTGATTCCTCGTGGGAGCCGCTGTTCTGGATGATGATGGGCTGCGAGATGGTTATCTTTGATGAAGATATGCGCCGCGATGCTTATGCATTGGTGCAGATGATGGATCAGACGCCGATCGACACCATGGATATTACCCCCTCATTCTTTACCCAAATGATAGATAGCGGTTTGTTGGAGGCAGGGCGTCACCGGCCCGCCTTTATTATGATTGGCGGTGAGGCGGCAACACCGCATTTGTGGGATCGGCTAAAACAGCATCCTGAACTGAACGTGGTTAACTTCTACGGCCCATCGGAATACACCATTGATACTCTTGGCGCTCACACTCAGGTTGCCGCACAACCAGTGATTGGCCGCCCGGTGGCGAACACTGAGGTCTATTTGCTCGATAGCCAACTGGCCAAAGTGCCGGTCGGTGTTGTGGGGGAGTTATACATCGCCGGAAAAGGGCTGGCGCGGGGTTATCTGAACCGGCCTGATTTAACCGCGGCGCGTTTTGTTGCCAACCCATTCCGCCATGGTGAAGTGATGTATCGCAGCGGTGATTTGATGCGCTGGACGGCAGAGGGACAGTTGGATTTCGTGGGGCGCATAGACCACCAAATTAAAGTGCGAGGTTTCCGGGTTGAGCTGGGCGAAGTCGAAAATGCATTGGTGGCTTTGCCCGAAGTCAGTAGCGCAGTAGTTATTGCGCAAGCTACTGGTGTGACTCATCGACTTATTGGTTACTGTGCGGTGCCAGATGCACAACTGCGTCGTCGGGAAAATCTTAATGCCCGACTGATGGAACAATTGGCCGTAACTTTGCCAGATTATATGATGCCAGCTATCTTGGTGGTGCTGGATGAAATGCCGCTGACGGTAAACGGTAAAATTGATCGTCAGGCGCTACCTGCTCCACAGCATCAGCAGCAGTTCATCAGCCGGGCACCACAAACCCCGCAGGAAACGCGACTGTGTGATGCCATCGCCAACTTGCTGCGCCTGGAGAACATTGGGGCCGAAGATGATTTCTTCCAGCTAGGGGGGGACAGTATTTCAGCCATGGCGCTGGGCAGCACTTTGCGCCGCGCTGGTTTCCGTCTGGCTCCCCGCGAGATTTTTGCTCTGCGCACACCCGCGAAGATGGCACTGGCTTTACAGCCATTAATTGAGACGCCAGTGGCAGCCCATTCGGCACCAACGGCGGCGACTTTGCCCGAAGCACTCTGGCAAGCGGCCAGTGAAAAATATGGCCCGATAGCCGATATCCTGCCGGTTTTGCCGCTCCAGCAAGGTTTGCTATTCCATGCTCAGTTAGGGCAAGAAGCCAATAATTACAATGCTATCAGCCGGTTTGACCTCCAGGGGGAGCTTGATATTGAGCGCTTGCGCGATGCATTGGAAAGCTTGCTGCGCCGCTACCCGCAACTGGGGGCTATTTTTGACAGTGAGTTGCACAGTGAATCATTGCAGATCCTGCCGAAGATCCACAGTAGCGCACGCCGTTGGCCATGGCAGCAGCACTCTCTCAGCGAATTGACGCCGGATCAGCAAGTTGCCAAAACCCAGCAATTGGAGCGTGAAGGGCTGGCGCGAGATTTGGTGAGTGAAACGGCGGGAACATTAAAGCCTTTGCTGATTGCCACGTTAGTCCGCTACAGCGCCGAGCGCCATTCTTTGATTATCATCGCGCACCATCTGGTGGGGGATGGCTGGTCATCGGCAATCTTGTTGCATGATTTGCTGCATTTGTATGGCAACAACATGGAACTGCCGCCGCTGAGTGTCAGTTATGGCGATTTGATCCGCCGTATGACAGCACGCGATCTACAACAAGATCGGTTAGCCTGGCAACATGCTATTCGTGGTGTTACGCCGACTATTTTGTACCCAGAAGCCAATGCCGCAGGCCCGGTACACGAGTGGGTGATTACACTAGACAGCAAGCTGGAAGCGGCGTTAACCGAGTTACAACGGCGCGAGGGTATTACGCTCAATACTTTGTTGCAAGGCGCTTGGGCTGCCTTGTTAAGTGTACTCAGCGGCCGTGAGGATGTGGTATTTGGCTCGCCAGTTTCTGGTCGTTTCAGTGAAATTGAAGGTATCGAACAGCATGTCGGGCTGTTCAGTAACACCATCCCGGTGCGGGTGAAACTGCAACCTCAATTGCCATTATTGGCGCAACTGGCGGCTTTGCAGCAGCAACAGATTCAGTTGTTGGAACACGATGGCCTAGGCTTAGGTGAGATCCAGCGTTTGGCGGGGGCGAATACATTATTTGATACCTTGCTGGTGGTTGAAAACTACCCAGAAAACAGTCAATTGCATCAGCAATCTTTCAGTGGTTTGCGGTGCAATGCCCTGAATAATCGTGGCTATACCCATTATCCGCTGACCTTATTAGTCCTGCCGGGTGAGAAATTACATTTGCAACTGGAATATCGTGATGCGGTTACTGACCCGCAGCGACTGGCCCAGCGCTTGGTGATGTTGCTCGAATATTTGGTGTGGCAACCGGAGCTGCCGTTGTCTGCTCTGGATCTGCTGACCGCCAGTGAGAAAACACTGTTAGCATCTGTCAATGATACCGCCATCGCCCTACCTGTATTAACGCTATGTGATTTGATGAATCAGCAGTCACAGCTCACTCCTGAGGCAATCGCCTTATTAGATGCTAATGAAACACTGACTTATCAGCAGGTTAGTGAGCGAGTTAAATCGCTGGCTATCTGCTTACGTCAACAAGGTGTGCTACCCGGTGACCGAGTTGCAGTAGCGCTGCCCCGCTCGGTTAATCTCAGCTTGGCTTTGATGGCGATTCTGGCTGCCGGAGCTGCTTATTTGCCGTTGGATACGGGTTATCCTGACGATCGTTTGGCTTATATGATAAGTGATGCTGATCCACGTCTCCTGATAACGATCAGTTCTTTAGCTGAACGCTTTACTGGCCAAGCACGTCTATTGCTGCTGGATCAACTGCCAGAGCAGGATTCGTCGCCACTCTTGCCAGCTGTTTCGATAATGCCCGAGAGCCCGGCTTATCTGATTTACACCTCCGGCTCTACAGGCCGGCCAAAAGGTGTTGTCGTTTCGCACGGAGCAATCGTTAACCGCCTGTTATGGATGCAAAATGAATATCCGCTGGGCAGTGATGACGTGGTATTACAAAAAACGCCGTGCAGTTTTGATGTCTCGGTCTGGGAGTTTTTCTGGCCGATGATAACCGGCGCAAGATTGGTTATGGCCCCGCCGGATGCCCACCGTGACCCGCAGGCTCTGCGGAGTTTGATTGAGGATTATGGGGTTACGACCGCCCACTTTGTGCCCTCAATGCTGGCTGCTTTTGTTAGCGCGATGCATGGGCAGCACCAACCTTGTCAGAGCTTACGCCGGGTATTTTGTAGCGGCGAAGCATTGTCACGCGAGTTATCGGAGTTATACCAACAGATTTTTGCCGCGCCATTACACAATTTATATGGCCCGACTGAAGCGGCGGTGGATGTCACTTATCAACCAGCATATGGCGATGCTTTGGCGCGGGTGACCGGCAGCAGTGTGCCGATAGGCAAGCCGGTCTGGAATACTCAGTTGCGTATTCTTGACAGTATGTTGCGTCAGGTGCCGGTCGGCATTGCTGGCGACCTTTACCTGTGTGGTGTGCAACTGGCGCAGGGTTACCATGCCCGACCGAGTCTCACGGCCAGCCGTTTTGTCGCGGATCCCTATGATCGTGGGCTGCGGATGTATCGTACCGGTGATATTGCCCGCTGGCTGCCGGATGGCACGGTTGAGTATCTGGGGCGCAGTGACGATCAATTGAAGATTCGTGGGCAGCGCATTGAATTGGGTGAGATTGAATCAGCGCTATTGGAGTTGCCACAGGTTCAGCAAGCCGTAGTGCATGCTCGCACTTTAACAGGGGCGGAAGGGGCCTTGACCGGGGCTGATACTCGTCAGTTAGTGGGCTATATCGTGCCGGTTGGCGGGGCAGAAAATACTGATATGGAGGCTTTGCGTAGCCAGCTTAGTGAGCGCTTACCAGCACATATGGTGCCAGTGGTTATCATCAGCTTGAGTGCTTTCCCGCTGAGTGCCAATGGTAAGCTGGATCGCAAGGCATTACCGGCACCGGTTAGTCAGGTGGGCAAGGGGGGGCGCGAACCACTGGCCGGTCTGGAAAGTGTGATTGCTGGATTATTTGCACAGTTACTGGGTGTTGAATCGGTGGGGGCGGACGATGATTTCTTCGCGCTAGGCGGCCACTCTTTGCTGGCGATGCGCTTAGCAGCAGATCTGCGCCGTGAGCTGCAACTGCCGGTTGCGGTTGGGCAGGTGATGGTGGCCTCGACTGCGGCAGCGCTGGCAGCAGCACTGAGTCAGCCGTCATTAGAACAGGATGCGGGCAAAGCGGGTTTCAGCGAAGTCTTGCCGTTGCGCAATGGCAGCGGCAATCCACTATTTTGTATCCATCCCGCTTCAGGTTTTTCTTGGCAGTTCAGTGCGTTACCACGTTATTTACCGGGTCACTGGCCAGTCTTGGGAATTCAGTCGCCGCGCCCCCATGGGGCCATTGCGACCCGTCAAGATATGGACAGCGTATGTGACCACCATTTGGCAACGTTACGTCAGGTACAGCCACACGGGCCATATCATCTGATGGGCTACTCACTGGGAGGCACCGTGGCGCAGGCAATGGCGGTAAAATTGCGGGCGCAGGGCGAGGAAGTGGCTTTTCTGGGGCTATTGGATACCTATCCGCCGGAAACCCAAGATTGGAATGCGCCGATTGAGGCTGAAGCGCTGGAAGAAGTTGAACGTGAGCGGGCTTTGTTTATGGCTGCGGCGGGCGATGAGCTGGAAGAGAAGCGGGAGATGTTTGCGCAAATTCAGGCAAATTATGACGATTCTGTCGGCTTGTTGTCAGGAGCTAAAACACCGGTTTACGAGGGTGAAACCACGTTGTTTGTTGCCACCCAAACCCTACCTGCGGGAGACAATCCAGCAGAGATCTGGCGGCCGTATGTGAAGCAACTGCTTACATATCATCTTGATTGTTCACATATTACGATGATGTCGCCGGAGACATTAAAAGTGCTTGGGCCAATGTTACAGAAGGTATTTAGTGGGATTGGGTCATTAGGGTAG
- a CDS encoding MbtH family protein codes for MNNETPTNPFDNEELPFFVLINEQQQYSLWPQITAIPAGWAVVHGPQSRADCVKYLEVNWTDMRPASLIRAEAGLR; via the coding sequence ATGAACAATGAAACACCAACAAACCCGTTTGATAATGAAGAACTGCCCTTTTTTGTGCTGATCAATGAGCAGCAGCAATACAGTTTATGGCCCCAAATCACGGCGATCCCCGCAGGATGGGCGGTTGTTCATGGCCCTCAGAGCCGAGCGGACTGTGTGAAATATCTTGAGGTTAATTGGACCGACATGCGCCCGGCCAGTTTGATTCGCGCCGAGGCTGGCCTGCGCTAA
- the fes gene encoding enterochelin esterase yields the protein MNTTNEHPDSQSLLADPLAGSEKWWQQIAQWGTPLTEPAAAGKVKLTFLWREPSATAKAPVYSRVYIDVNGVTDHHSVNPETLQRLGQSHVWYWQVEVESDFRGSYSFIPVVEEHCLNLPEGTPQERRQAQRNWWISLMDLAENDPLNHTAPHYSYRGKPLSAVHLADALPQKAWQPIDAGQTLPMDPKRLQRMTWNSELLDNSRNVWIYHTLGAEEKAERPLAILLDGQYWVHGQSIFGVLDSETNAGHLPAGVYVLIDIIDQAHRSVELPCNQDFWQALQTELLPQVALLQPFTDKASRTVVAGQSFGGLASLYAGLHWPQRFGCVLSQSGSFWWPDVDNFKALTAGTAERQGWLTEQVYQGLGADHSLDIFMEAGRREDVIYQVNEAMSEALRQAGHRLHYRIYSGGHDALCWRGGLIDGLRCLLGSSDSK from the coding sequence GTGAACACGACAAATGAACATCCTGATAGCCAGAGTTTGTTAGCGGATCCTTTGGCTGGCAGTGAGAAATGGTGGCAGCAGATAGCCCAATGGGGGACACCGCTGACGGAACCGGCCGCCGCTGGCAAGGTAAAGTTAACGTTTCTCTGGCGAGAACCCTCCGCCACGGCGAAGGCCCCTGTTTATAGCCGCGTCTACATTGATGTTAACGGCGTGACTGACCACCACAGTGTTAATCCTGAAACTCTACAGCGCTTGGGTCAGAGTCATGTTTGGTATTGGCAGGTCGAAGTGGAATCTGACTTCCGGGGGAGCTACAGCTTTATCCCTGTTGTTGAAGAACACTGCCTGAATTTACCTGAAGGTACACCACAAGAACGCCGCCAGGCACAGCGCAATTGGTGGATCTCATTGATGGATCTGGCTGAAAACGATCCCCTCAATCACACCGCACCTCACTACAGCTATCGTGGAAAACCACTTTCGGCGGTGCATTTAGCCGATGCCTTGCCACAGAAGGCGTGGCAGCCCATTGATGCGGGCCAAACACTGCCGATGGATCCGAAGCGCTTGCAACGGATGACCTGGAATAGCGAGTTATTAGATAACAGCCGCAATGTGTGGATTTACCACACACTCGGTGCGGAAGAGAAAGCCGAGCGGCCATTGGCTATCTTGCTCGATGGTCAGTATTGGGTACATGGACAATCGATCTTCGGTGTGTTGGATAGCGAAACGAATGCTGGGCATTTGCCAGCCGGTGTGTATGTGTTGATTGACATCATTGACCAGGCTCATCGCTCAGTGGAACTGCCCTGTAACCAGGATTTTTGGCAGGCGCTACAAACGGAGTTACTGCCACAGGTAGCCTTGCTGCAACCTTTCACTGACAAAGCCTCTCGTACCGTGGTCGCCGGGCAAAGTTTTGGCGGATTGGCCTCGTTATATGCTGGATTACATTGGCCGCAGCGCTTTGGTTGTGTACTGAGCCAATCAGGGTCTTTCTGGTGGCCAGATGTCGACAATTTCAAGGCATTAACCGCAGGGACTGCCGAGCGGCAGGGCTGGCTGACGGAGCAGGTTTATCAAGGTCTGGGGGCTGACCATTCATTGGATATCTTTATGGAAGCCGGCCGTCGTGAAGATGTGATTTATCAAGTCAATGAAGCCATGAGTGAGGCACTGCGGCAGGCCGGGCATCGGCTGCATTATCGAATTTATTCAGGAGGCCATGACGCCTTGTGCTGGCGTGGTGGTTTGATTGATGGATTGCGCTGTTTATTAGGTTCCTCGGATTCAAAATAA
- a CDS encoding TonB-dependent siderophore receptor, translated as MFDISGEKMPRKLPFQASYTSKTLLLTSALIFIPTLQASAATTTKEAAAAKEDKLVVVAKAGSGQQDDGFVAKNSSTGTKTDTPLIRTPQSISVITSQQMQDQGATSVAQALRYTAGVVPEYRGGSNMNDEVIIRGFGYAPRFLDGLSYNSLGGARRGGQIDPWLLERVEVVRGPASVLYGQVNPGGLINMVSKRPTAESIHKVQIGAGNNSLAEAAFDFGGILDDEGKVLYRLNGIGRTQDDAVNTYKQERFAIAPALTFIPNEDTTFTLLTSYQKEPKAGSRNFLPATGTVFGTAYGKIPYDFNVSDPSFEHSEREQTSVGYALEHYINDTFKFRQNLRYSYNKQDYKYLVFMDLLADSRTMTRRPQIERQTTAEFAVDNQLQADFWTGQLNHTVLTGIDYKRTRIDSQFFMGKVLPAYNLDWVSPVYGLNIKDSDLSLNSSDLTKLDQVGVYLQDQIELDKWNFLLSGRYDWSQLKTMNRKTVTQDQQDDHAFTGRGGVLYAFDSGISPYISYSTSFEPSTAKGAPGTGALDPVTARQVELGVKYQPPGSSTLLTTALYDLRQKNISQYDQVLAYNVPIGEVQSQGIETQLNSEINDNINLIAAYTYTKGKVRETKTAAELGKMPARTPSHSASLWGMYSFDKGVVDGLSTGVGVRYIGTSWGDAKNSFKVPAVTLYDWMMRYELGQALPAMKGTSLQVNVNNVFNKEYVASCAQMAACFYGSGRVATATVSYSW; from the coding sequence ATGTTTGATATTTCTGGCGAGAAAATGCCAAGGAAATTACCATTTCAGGCAAGCTACACATCAAAGACCTTATTATTAACCTCCGCATTAATATTCATACCGACACTACAAGCATCCGCTGCGACCACAACAAAAGAAGCAGCGGCCGCGAAAGAAGATAAATTAGTGGTCGTTGCCAAAGCAGGCAGCGGGCAACAAGATGATGGCTTCGTCGCCAAAAATAGCTCAACTGGCACTAAAACTGATACCCCGCTGATCCGCACTCCACAATCTATTTCCGTGATTACCAGCCAGCAAATGCAGGATCAAGGCGCGACATCCGTCGCACAAGCATTGCGTTATACCGCTGGCGTCGTACCCGAATATCGCGGTGGTTCTAACATGAATGACGAAGTTATCATTCGTGGTTTCGGCTATGCACCGCGTTTTCTGGATGGTTTGAGTTATAACTCTCTGGGCGGCGCACGCCGTGGCGGCCAGATTGACCCGTGGTTACTCGAACGTGTTGAAGTTGTCCGTGGCCCGGCCTCTGTCCTGTATGGTCAAGTTAACCCCGGTGGCCTGATCAATATGGTCAGCAAGCGCCCGACGGCTGAAAGTATTCATAAAGTACAGATTGGTGCCGGTAATAATAGCCTTGCAGAAGCCGCCTTTGATTTTGGTGGAATATTAGATGATGAGGGCAAAGTTCTCTATCGCCTAAATGGGATTGGCAGAACACAAGATGATGCCGTGAATACCTACAAGCAGGAGCGCTTTGCAATCGCCCCGGCGTTAACATTCATCCCCAACGAAGACACCACTTTTACCTTACTGACCAGTTATCAGAAAGAACCCAAGGCCGGCTCACGTAATTTCTTGCCCGCAACCGGCACAGTATTTGGCACCGCTTACGGCAAGATACCTTACGATTTTAACGTCAGTGACCCCTCGTTTGAACACTCGGAGCGCGAGCAAACCTCTGTCGGTTATGCGCTTGAGCATTACATCAATGATACCTTTAAATTCCGCCAGAACTTGCGTTACAGCTATAACAAACAGGACTATAAGTATCTGGTATTTATGGACTTACTGGCAGATAGTCGCACAATGACCCGCCGTCCGCAAATTGAGCGCCAGACAACAGCCGAGTTTGCAGTCGATAACCAATTGCAAGCCGATTTCTGGACAGGCCAGTTAAACCACACCGTGCTGACCGGAATAGATTACAAACGTACCCGTATTGATAGCCAATTCTTTATGGGCAAAGTGCTACCAGCCTACAATCTGGACTGGGTATCACCGGTTTATGGCCTGAATATTAAAGACAGCGATTTGTCACTTAATAGCAGTGATTTGACCAAACTCGATCAAGTTGGCGTCTATTTACAAGACCAAATTGAACTGGATAAGTGGAATTTCCTGTTGTCCGGGCGTTATGACTGGTCGCAGCTAAAAACCATGAACCGTAAAACGGTCACTCAAGACCAACAAGATGACCATGCCTTTACCGGCCGTGGTGGCGTGTTGTATGCCTTTGATTCCGGGATCTCGCCGTATATCAGTTACAGCACCTCATTCGAGCCGAGCACAGCCAAAGGCGCTCCGGGCACTGGGGCGCTAGACCCTGTAACGGCACGTCAGGTCGAGCTTGGTGTTAAATACCAACCACCGGGAAGCAGCACTCTTCTGACCACCGCATTGTATGATTTACGCCAGAAAAACATCAGCCAATATGACCAAGTGCTGGCCTATAATGTGCCGATTGGTGAAGTGCAATCTCAGGGGATAGAAACCCAGTTAAACAGTGAGATTAACGATAATATCAACCTGATCGCCGCTTATACCTACACTAAAGGGAAAGTGCGTGAAACCAAGACCGCCGCCGAATTAGGTAAAATGCCTGCTCGTACCCCGAGTCATTCTGCTTCACTGTGGGGAATGTATAGCTTTGATAAAGGTGTGGTAGATGGCTTATCTACCGGCGTCGGTGTGCGGTATATCGGCACCAGTTGGGGTGATGCGAAAAACAGCTTTAAAGTTCCAGCGGTAACATTATATGACTGGATGATGCGTTATGAACTGGGGCAGGCGCTGCCCGCCATGAAAGGCACCAGTTTGCAGGTCAATGTTAATAACGTATTCAATAAAGAATATGTCGCCAGTTGTGCGCAAATGGCGGCTTGTTTCTATGGCAGTGGCCGTGTCGCCACAGCAACCGTCAGTTATTCCTGGTAA